In Cyanobacteriota bacterium, the DNA window CATGATCCAGAACCGGAAGTTTAGCTCTGACTTTGGCAAGTTCATCCATATCAAGATCAGCATAGATAATGGTTTCTTCTTCACCAGCTTCTGCAAGAATCTCGCCCCATGGATTGACTATAAGTGAATGACCAAAACATTTAACACCCTGATTGTCTCCAGCTTGATTTGGCGCAATGACAAAAGCTTGATTCTCAATAGCTCGAGCACGCAGCAGGCAATGCCAGTGAGCTTCTCCGGTGATTTTGGTGAATGAACTTGGGACGCTAATTAATTCAACTCGCTCTTTGGCGTAGTGACGATAGAGCTCCGGGAAGCGCAGATCATAACAAATACTCATGCCGAGTTTGAGCTTATCGACTTGAGCGATTACTGGTTTCAAGCCAGCTCGGCTTTTACTTGATTCGCGAATTTCGATACCTTTGTAATTCATATTAAATAAATGAATTTTGTCGTAGCGCGCAGTCACTAGTCCTTGAGGAGAAATTAAAATAGAACTGTTATAAGGAAGTTCATTTGATTTGAGCATCAAGCTGCCCAGAAGTATCCAAGATCCTTTCTTGAGTGCAAGTTCTTGAAGCATTTGAATTGACGGAGAGTTGTCTGGATCTTCGGCGTTGGCTTGGGTTGATTCTGCACTACCGCGATGATTAAAAACCTCAGGTAGGGCAATAAAATCAGCTTCAGCTCTATTAATAAAATCCTTAGCCTTGGCAAGATTGGCTGTTTTGTCTGAACCTGCGTTAATTTGTATAGCGGCAACTCTCAAGCTTGATCTCCTCGTTTTGGTGGGACTGGGTCATAGCCGTGGGCTCCAAATGGATGACATCGTAGCAGTCTGGAGATTGTTAGGCGAACACCTCGCCAAATGCCATACTGGTCGATTGCTTCAATAGCATAGTGAGAGCAGCTCGGACTAAAGCGGCAGCTCGGTTGCCTGAAGGCAACGGTTGCTTGGTAGCATTTGATCAGTGTTACAATAAGTAACTTAATGATGGCTGATAACATGGC includes these proteins:
- a CDS encoding carbon-nitrogen hydrolase family protein, which translates into the protein MRVAAIQINAGSDKTANLAKAKDFINRAEADFIALPEVFNHRGSAESTQANAEDPDNSPSIQMLQELALKKGSWILLGSLMLKSNELPYNSSILISPQGLVTARYDKIHLFNMNYKGIEIRESSKSRAGLKPVIAQVDKLKLGMSICYDLRFPELYRHYAKERVELISVPSSFTKITGEAHWHCLLRARAIENQAFVIAPNQAGDNQGVKCFGHSLIVNPWGEILAEAGEEETIIYADLDMDELAKVRAKLPVLDHARLL
- the yidD gene encoding membrane protein insertion efficiency factor YidD, which translates into the protein MKLLIVTLIKCYQATVAFRQPSCRFSPSCSHYAIEAIDQYGIWRGVRLTISRLLRCHPFGAHGYDPVPPKRGDQA